A section of the Rhodobacteraceae bacterium M382 genome encodes:
- a CDS encoding D-amino-acid transaminase: MTRTVYVNGEYLPETEAKVSIFDRGFLMADAVYEVTSVLDGKLIDFDGHAVRLKRSLDELDMATPCTKEELLEIHRKLVADNDINEGLVYLQVTRGSDGDRDFVFPSADTKPTIVLFTQNKPGLADSPAARKGAKIISIEDIRWGRRDIKTVQLLYPSMGKMMAKKAGADDAWLIEDGHVTEGTSNNAYFVKNGKIVTRPLSTDILHGITRAAVLRLAEEAQMEIEERLFTIDEAKEADEAFTTSASAFVMPVVEIDGVQLGDGTPGPIAKRLREIYLDESRKQAI, from the coding sequence ATGACCCGTACCGTATATGTAAATGGCGAATATCTGCCCGAAACCGAAGCCAAAGTGTCGATCTTTGACCGTGGTTTCCTGATGGCGGATGCCGTTTATGAGGTGACCAGCGTGCTGGATGGCAAGCTGATCGATTTTGACGGCCACGCCGTCCGCCTAAAGCGGTCGCTGGACGAATTGGACATGGCCACGCCGTGCACCAAGGAAGAGTTGCTGGAAATTCACCGCAAATTGGTTGCTGATAACGACATCAACGAAGGTCTGGTCTATCTGCAGGTCACACGCGGGTCTGATGGCGACCGGGATTTCGTGTTCCCGTCGGCCGACACCAAACCGACAATTGTTTTGTTCACCCAGAACAAGCCGGGTCTGGCTGACAGCCCTGCTGCCCGCAAAGGGGCCAAGATCATTTCGATCGAGGATATCCGCTGGGGCCGTCGCGACATCAAGACTGTGCAGCTTCTGTACCCGTCCATGGGCAAGATGATGGCGAAAAAGGCAGGTGCCGACGATGCATGGCTGATCGAAGACGGTCATGTCACCGAAGGCACGTCGAACAACGCCTATTTTGTCAAGAACGGCAAGATCGTGACCCGCCCGCTGTCGACCGATATCCTGCACGGCATCACCCGCGCCGCCGTTCTGCGTCTGGCCGAAGAGGCACAGATGGAAATTGAAGAGCGGCTGTTCACCATTGATGAAGCAAAGGAAGCTGATGAGGCCTTTACCACTTCGGCCAGCGCTTTTGTGATGCCGGTTGTGGAAATTGACGGTGTTCAGCTGGGGGACGGCACGCCGGGCCCAATTGCCAAACGTTTGCGTGAAATCTATCTGGATGAAAGCCGCAAACAGGCAATCTGA
- a CDS encoding LysE family translocator, producing the protein MTYDLLLALALFAFVSSITPGPNNLMLMASGANFGFRRTVAHMLGIGLGFTFMILCVGAGLVQLFDAYPVAYDILKYGSVAYLLYLAWKIANAAPVNAGEAVGRPMSFLQAAGFQWVNPKAWTMALTALSAYTPDQSTRSVIIVAMVFGAINLPCVSSWTVLGQQMARILTNPRRLVVFNWTMAALLVGSLYPVVIG; encoded by the coding sequence ATGACTTATGATCTCCTTCTGGCGCTTGCGCTCTTTGCCTTTGTTTCGTCGATCACGCCGGGGCCCAACAACCTGATGTTGATGGCCTCTGGCGCGAATTTCGGGTTTCGCCGTACCGTCGCCCATATGCTGGGAATCGGGTTGGGGTTCACCTTTATGATCCTGTGTGTCGGTGCGGGGCTGGTACAGCTGTTTGACGCCTACCCGGTGGCCTATGACATCCTGAAATACGGCTCGGTTGCCTATCTGCTGTATCTCGCCTGGAAAATCGCCAATGCGGCACCCGTCAACGCCGGCGAAGCGGTCGGTCGCCCGATGTCGTTCCTGCAAGCCGCTGGGTTTCAGTGGGTCAACCCCAAGGCCTGGACCATGGCGCTGACCGCGCTCAGCGCCTATACACCGGACCAATCCACCCGATCCGTGATCATTGTGGCCATGGTGTTTGGTGCCATCAACCTGCCGTGTGTCAGCAGCTGGACCGTTTTGGGCCAACAGATGGCGCGGATCCTGACAAACCCGCGCCGCCTGGTAGTATTCAACTGGACCATGGCGGCCCTGTTGGTTGGGTCCCTTTATCCGGTGGTCATAGGATGA
- a CDS encoding alkene reductase, with protein sequence MINAALFHPITTGRITLQHRVVLAPMTRIRADELKLAPTEQTAAYYEQRASAGGLLITEAVHISPEATPIWTIYQRVTEKGGQVPGIWTETQMEAWRAVVARVHAKGGRIICQLLHTGRVAQPEIAQHPLVKGTDAPLPPVSSSATAIEASNETGNQYNWDKGATLPRALPIDEIPRLIADYRHAAFLARRAGFDGVELHAAHGYLIEQFMNDGVNQRSDRYGGRLENRCRLLFDVVAALVDEMGPGRVGVRLSPTHLDPETGHSRQVYFGVRDGDPLALYTHAVEGLNAFPLAYLMLTEPRVGGLSQSPEAEDAYRHPMRNRGYRDLYDGVLIGAGGFTPSTATAAVADGSYDLIAFGRWFLSNPDLPERLRQGADLTVYERETFYGAGAEGYIDYPNLEQGPGRFTTMPQSQIGGSLRCNRPVTT encoded by the coding sequence ATGATTAACGCCGCATTGTTCCACCCTATCACGACGGGGCGTATCACCCTGCAACACCGTGTGGTGCTGGCCCCGATGACCCGCATTCGTGCGGACGAATTAAAACTGGCCCCGACGGAACAAACCGCCGCGTATTATGAACAGCGCGCCAGTGCCGGAGGTTTGCTGATCACTGAAGCGGTGCATATTTCGCCCGAGGCGACGCCGATATGGACTATCTACCAACGGGTAACGGAAAAGGGCGGACAGGTGCCCGGGATCTGGACAGAAACCCAAATGGAGGCCTGGCGCGCGGTGGTCGCGCGGGTCCACGCCAAGGGAGGGCGGATAATTTGTCAGCTCTTGCACACAGGCCGCGTCGCACAGCCCGAGATTGCTCAACACCCACTGGTGAAGGGGACAGATGCGCCATTGCCGCCGGTGTCATCATCCGCCACCGCGATCGAAGCCAGCAATGAGACGGGGAACCAATACAATTGGGACAAGGGGGCCACCCTGCCACGCGCCCTTCCGATCGACGAAATCCCGCGTCTGATCGCGGATTACCGCCATGCCGCGTTTTTGGCGCGACGGGCTGGATTCGATGGGGTGGAACTGCATGCGGCGCACGGATATCTGATCGAGCAGTTTATGAATGACGGGGTGAACCAGCGTAGTGATCGCTATGGTGGACGTCTCGAGAACAGATGCCGCCTGTTGTTCGACGTGGTGGCTGCGCTGGTTGACGAAATGGGGCCCGGTCGGGTCGGCGTCCGTTTGTCCCCCACGCATCTGGATCCAGAAACAGGGCACTCGCGGCAGGTCTATTTTGGGGTCCGTGATGGTGATCCGTTGGCGTTGTATACCCATGCGGTGGAGGGGCTGAATGCCTTTCCGTTGGCTTATCTGATGTTGACGGAGCCCAGAGTGGGCGGTTTGTCTCAATCCCCCGAAGCCGAGGACGCCTATCGCCACCCGATGCGCAATCGGGGCTATCGCGATCTGTACGACGGTGTGTTGATCGGGGCCGGTGGGTTTACCCCGTCGACCGCGACCGCCGCTGTTGCCGATGGCAGCTATGACCTGATCGCTTTCGGCCGATGGTTCCTGTCAAACCCGGATTTACCCGAGCGGCTGCGGCAGGGGGCTGACCTGACGGTTTATGAGCGTGAAACATTTTATGGGGCAGGGGCAGAAGGGTACATCGACTATCCCAATCTCGAACAGGGACCGGGGCGTTTCACCACCATGCCACAGTCCCAGATCGGAGGTTCGTTGCGCTGCAACCGGCCCGTAACCACATAA
- a CDS encoding Lrp/AsnC family transcriptional regulator, which yields MSKKDQINDQILRELTRDGRISNLELADRVGLSASACLRRVQELERSGVIIGYRAVLDRQAQGVGFVTYIGVGLSEHTKAAQLAFEQAMQAAREVVECHNITGTIEYLLRVECADLPSYKRFHTEVLGTSPHVSAITSYVVMGSPKDQRG from the coding sequence ATGTCAAAGAAAGATCAAATCAACGATCAGATATTGCGTGAATTGACGCGCGATGGTCGAATTTCGAACCTCGAACTGGCTGACCGGGTGGGGCTGTCTGCCTCGGCCTGCCTGCGTCGGGTTCAAGAGCTTGAGCGCTCGGGGGTGATCATAGGATATCGGGCGGTGTTGGACCGTCAGGCACAGGGCGTTGGTTTTGTTACCTATATCGGTGTCGGTCTCAGCGAACACACCAAGGCGGCGCAATTGGCCTTTGAACAGGCCATGCAGGCGGCGCGCGAAGTGGTGGAATGCCATAACATCACAGGTACCATCGAATACCTACTGCGCGTCGAATGTGCGGACCTGCCCAGCTACAAAAGGTTCCACACCGAAGTGTTGGGAACGTCACCGCATGTGAGCGCGATTACGTCCTATGTGGTCATGGGATCCCCCAAGGATCAGCGCGGTTAA
- a CDS encoding acetyl-CoA carboxylase carboxyltransferase subunit alpha, translating into MTQYMDFEKPLAEIEGKAEELRALARANEEMDVESEAKALDAKAVQLLDDLYKDLTPWRKCQVARHPERPHCKDYIQALFSEYTPLAGDRNFADDHAVMGGLARFNDQPVMVIGHEKGTDTKSRIERNFGMARPEGYRKAIRLMQMAGKFGLPVITLVDTPGAYPGKGAEERGQSEAIARATEACLQIGVPLVSVVIGEGGSGGAVAFATANRVAMLEHSIYSVISPEGCASILWKDAEKMREAAEALRLTAQNLFDLGVVDRVIPEPKGGAHRDKATAIQAVGDAITALLGDMQDMDAKALVQDRRKKFLDIGSKGLAA; encoded by the coding sequence ATGACCCAGTATATGGATTTCGAAAAACCCCTGGCTGAAATCGAAGGCAAGGCCGAAGAGCTGCGCGCTCTCGCCCGGGCCAACGAGGAAATGGATGTAGAGAGCGAGGCCAAGGCGCTGGACGCCAAGGCTGTCCAATTGCTCGACGATCTCTACAAGGATCTGACACCCTGGCGCAAATGCCAGGTGGCACGCCACCCCGAGCGCCCCCATTGCAAGGATTACATCCAGGCGCTGTTTTCTGAATACACACCTTTGGCAGGTGATCGGAATTTTGCCGATGACCATGCGGTCATGGGTGGCCTGGCCCGGTTCAACGACCAACCGGTCATGGTGATCGGTCACGAAAAGGGCACCGACACCAAATCCCGGATCGAGCGCAATTTCGGCATGGCGCGCCCCGAAGGCTATCGCAAGGCAATCCGGCTGATGCAGATGGCCGGGAAATTTGGTCTGCCAGTGATCACTCTGGTTGACACCCCCGGTGCCTACCCCGGCAAAGGGGCCGAAGAGCGCGGCCAGTCCGAAGCCATCGCCCGCGCCACCGAAGCCTGCCTGCAGATCGGCGTGCCGTTGGTCAGCGTGGTGATAGGCGAAGGTGGATCCGGTGGTGCCGTGGCCTTTGCCACCGCCAACCGTGTGGCGATGCTGGAACATTCGATCTATTCGGTGATCAGCCCCGAAGGCTGTGCGTCGATCCTGTGGAAAGACGCTGAAAAGATGCGCGAAGCCGCAGAGGCGCTGCGCCTGACTGCGCAGAATCTGTTCGACCTGGGCGTGGTAGACCGTGTGATCCCCGAGCCCAAAGGCGGCGCGCACCGCGACAAGGCGACCGCAATCCAGGCCGTTGGCGACGCGATCACTGCGTTGCTGGGGGACATGCAGGACATGGACGCCAAGGCCCTGGTGCAGGATCGGCGCAAAAAGTTCCTCGATATAGGGTCCAAAGGGCTGGCAGCTTAA
- a CDS encoding dipeptide epimerase has protein sequence MRISVTSDVFKLAQVFTISRGSRTEAKVLTVKVEKDGVTGWGECVPYARYNETLESVTAEIEGLPADFNRDELQGLLPAGAARNAVDCALWDLEAKQAGKRVWELAGLPEPKPEITAYTLSLDTPENMQAQAAENAHRPLLKIKLGTPDDMPRLQAVRAGAPDAKIIVDANEGWSAEVYADLAPHLVELGVELVEQPLPAGEDEALIGMDRPVPVCADESCHDRSSLPKLVGKYDVVNIKLDKTGGLTEALKLRDEALAQGYDVMVGCMVGSSLAMAPATIVAQGASVTDLDGPLLLAEDRAEPLNFDAAGVHPPKPALWG, from the coding sequence ATGCGGATTTCCGTGACATCGGATGTGTTCAAGCTGGCACAGGTATTTACCATTTCGCGCGGTTCGCGGACCGAGGCGAAAGTGCTGACCGTCAAGGTCGAGAAAGATGGCGTGACCGGTTGGGGCGAATGCGTGCCTTATGCGCGTTACAACGAAACGTTGGAGAGCGTGACTGCGGAAATTGAAGGTTTGCCCGCCGATTTTAATCGTGATGAGCTACAAGGATTGTTGCCCGCGGGTGCCGCCCGCAATGCAGTGGATTGCGCCCTGTGGGATCTGGAGGCCAAACAGGCCGGCAAGCGCGTATGGGAACTGGCAGGATTGCCTGAACCCAAGCCGGAAATTACCGCCTATACGCTGTCGCTGGACACGCCCGAGAACATGCAGGCGCAGGCGGCGGAAAACGCACATCGCCCGCTGCTGAAGATCAAATTGGGCACCCCCGATGACATGCCGCGTTTGCAGGCTGTGCGCGCGGGTGCGCCGGATGCCAAGATCATTGTCGACGCCAATGAAGGCTGGTCCGCCGAGGTCTATGCCGATCTGGCACCGCATCTGGTTGAACTGGGGGTTGAGCTGGTCGAACAGCCGTTGCCCGCTGGTGAAGACGAGGCCCTGATCGGCATGGATCGCCCCGTTCCGGTCTGCGCCGATGAGAGCTGTCATGACCGCTCAAGCCTGCCGAAACTGGTCGGGAAATATGACGTGGTGAACATCAAGCTGGACAAGACCGGCGGTCTGACCGAAGCGCTGAAGCTGCGCGACGAAGCGCTGGCACAGGGGTATGACGTCATGGTTGGCTGTATGGTCGGTTCTTCGTTGGCGATGGCACCTGCGACGATTGTTGCCCAGGGCGCGTCGGTTACGGACCTTGACGGGCCGCTGCTGTTGGCCGAAGACCGTGCGGAGCCTTTGAATTTTGACGCCGCCGGGGTGCACCCGCCCAAACCGGCACTCTGGGGTTGA
- a CDS encoding L-malyl-CoA/beta-methylmalyl-CoA lyase: protein MSFRLQPAAPARPNRCQLFGPGSRPALFEKMAASAADVINLDLEDSVAPTDKDSARENVINAISDVDWGTKTLSVRINGLDTPFWYRDVVDLLEKGGDRLDQIMIPKVGCAGDIYAVDALVTAVEAAMGRTKPINFEVIIESAAGIAHVEEIAAASPRMVAMSLGAADFAASMGMQTTGIGGTQENYYMIREGQKHWSDPWHWAQAAIVAACRTHGVLPVDGPFGDFSDDDGFRAQALRSATLGMVGKWAIHPKQIALANEVFTPSDEAVAEAREILAAMEQAKANGEGATVYKGRLVDIASIKQAEVIVAQSELIANS from the coding sequence ATGAGCTTTCGCCTACAACCTGCCGCCCCGGCCCGTCCCAACCGCTGCCAGCTGTTTGGCCCCGGCTCGCGTCCGGCGCTGTTTGAAAAGATGGCCGCCAGTGCTGCGGATGTGATCAACCTGGATCTTGAGGATTCGGTTGCACCGACGGACAAAGACAGCGCGCGCGAGAACGTTATCAACGCGATCTCCGACGTGGATTGGGGCACCAAGACCCTATCGGTGCGCATCAACGGGCTCGATACCCCGTTCTGGTATCGTGACGTGGTGGACCTGCTGGAAAAGGGCGGCGACCGTCTGGACCAGATCATGATCCCCAAAGTCGGCTGTGCCGGTGACATCTATGCCGTGGACGCGCTGGTCACCGCGGTCGAGGCCGCCATGGGTCGCACCAAACCGATCAATTTCGAGGTCATCATCGAATCCGCGGCCGGTATCGCCCATGTGGAAGAGATTGCTGCCGCCTCTCCCCGTATGGTCGCCATGTCCCTGGGCGCGGCAGACTTTGCTGCATCAATGGGCATGCAAACCACCGGCATCGGTGGCACCCAGGAAAACTATTACATGATTCGCGAAGGTCAGAAGCATTGGTCAGATCCGTGGCATTGGGCCCAGGCTGCCATCGTCGCCGCCTGCCGCACCCATGGCGTGCTGCCGGTCGACGGCCCCTTCGGTGATTTCAGCGATGACGACGGTTTCCGCGCTCAGGCATTGCGCTCGGCGACCTTGGGCATGGTAGGCAAATGGGCCATCCACCCTAAGCAGATCGCCTTGGCCAACGAAGTCTTTACCCCATCGGACGAGGCTGTGGCTGAAGCCCGCGAAATCCTGGCTGCAATGGAGCAGGCCAAGGCCAACGGCGAAGGCGCAACCGTCTACAAAGGCCGCTTGGTCGATATCGCATCGATCAAACAGGCCGAGGTGATCGTCGCCCAATCGGAACTGATTGCGAACAGCTGA
- a CDS encoding DUF1611 domain-containing protein, with protein sequence MIETPYLLFLGDAPDMLAAKVAIGIRDWRPDHAVGQISLPGCGADLGLTEMTLAEAKEAGAKTLVIGVANRGGLISPAWKEVLIAALEMGYDLASGLHNLLRDEGDLVAAAQTHGGTLHDVRVPTVGYPIANGKNRTGKRCLAVGTDCSVGKMYTALAMDAEMQERGMKSTFRATGQTGILITGHGVPLDAVIADFMAGSIEYLTPDNEDDHWDLIEGQGSLFHVSYSGVTMALVHGGQPDALILCHEPTREHMRGLPEYSVPSLEELRDVALPLAQRANADCKIVGISVNTQHLNEDEAVAYLAQVEERMGLPAVDPYRHGAGRLVDALAAV encoded by the coding sequence ATGATCGAAACACCGTATCTGTTGTTCCTGGGCGACGCGCCCGACATGTTGGCGGCCAAAGTGGCCATTGGAATTCGTGACTGGCGTCCGGATCACGCTGTGGGTCAAATCAGCCTGCCCGGATGCGGTGCGGATCTGGGTCTGACTGAAATGACCTTGGCCGAGGCCAAGGAAGCCGGTGCCAAGACGCTGGTGATTGGCGTGGCCAACCGTGGTGGCCTGATCTCTCCTGCGTGGAAAGAGGTGCTGATCGCGGCGCTGGAGATGGGATACGATCTGGCATCCGGCCTGCACAACCTGCTGCGTGACGAAGGCGATCTGGTGGCTGCGGCCCAGACCCATGGGGGCACGTTGCATGACGTCCGGGTTCCGACCGTGGGATATCCGATTGCCAACGGAAAGAACCGAACCGGCAAACGCTGCCTGGCCGTGGGCACCGACTGTTCCGTCGGCAAAATGTATACTGCGTTGGCGATGGACGCTGAAATGCAGGAACGCGGGATGAAATCAACCTTTCGTGCAACGGGCCAGACGGGCATCCTGATCACGGGGCATGGTGTGCCGCTGGATGCGGTTATCGCCGACTTCATGGCCGGGTCGATTGAATATCTGACACCGGACAATGAAGACGATCATTGGGACCTGATCGAAGGTCAGGGGTCGCTGTTCCACGTGTCCTATTCCGGTGTGACAATGGCGTTGGTGCATGGCGGTCAGCCGGACGCGCTGATCCTGTGCCACGAACCGACCCGCGAACATATGCGCGGCCTGCCCGAGTATTCGGTGCCGTCGCTGGAGGAACTGCGGGACGTGGCATTGCCTTTGGCCCAGCGGGCAAATGCAGATTGCAAGATCGTTGGCATTTCCGTCAACACCCAGCACCTGAACGAAGACGAAGCCGTAGCCTATCTGGCGCAGGTTGAAGAGCGCATGGGGCTGCCCGCAGTTGATCCCTATCGCCATGGTGCCGGTCGCCTGGTGGACGCGCTGGCTGCGGTTTGA
- a CDS encoding AraC family transcriptional regulator — translation MTTSYEDRVLRVLAYIHDNPAGDLSLDNLADVAAMSRFHWHRVFRALTGETCAQAVRRLRLHRAASWLVTSDRPVDRVACDVGYSNLKSFARAFAEAYGVSPIAFRKAGRATLANPTLKIGDYPMHPVSLRNEPARRLIGLPHTGAYMEIGKSFEAFGAMCESRQLWPHMGPAAAVYYDNPECVAEAELRSFAGGEYRGEDIPQGMEERRLEGGKTAVLTYKGPYSGISGAYQSLYGNWLPTSGEEPADAPCFEIYMNNPRDTAPEDLVTEICMPLK, via the coding sequence ATGACGACCAGCTACGAAGACAGGGTGCTGCGGGTATTGGCCTATATTCACGACAATCCCGCTGGCGATCTGTCGCTGGACAATCTGGCCGACGTGGCGGCGATGTCGCGGTTTCACTGGCATCGGGTGTTTCGTGCCCTGACCGGGGAAACCTGTGCCCAGGCGGTGCGACGTTTGCGGTTGCATCGGGCAGCCAGCTGGCTGGTGACCAGTGACCGGCCCGTGGACAGGGTTGCCTGCGACGTGGGCTATTCCAACCTCAAATCCTTTGCGCGGGCCTTTGCCGAGGCCTATGGCGTCAGCCCCATTGCCTTTCGCAAGGCGGGACGGGCGACGTTAGCCAACCCAACCCTAAAAATCGGAGACTATCCCATGCATCCCGTATCCCTTCGCAATGAACCAGCCCGCCGCCTGATCGGCCTGCCACACACTGGTGCCTACATGGAGATCGGCAAAAGCTTTGAGGCCTTTGGTGCCATGTGCGAATCCCGTCAGCTCTGGCCGCATATGGGGCCTGCTGCGGCGGTTTACTATGACAATCCTGAATGTGTGGCCGAGGCCGAACTGCGCAGCTTTGCCGGAGGCGAATATCGGGGCGAGGATATTCCGCAAGGCATGGAAGAACGGCGGCTGGAGGGCGGGAAAACCGCTGTTCTCACTTACAAAGGGCCGTATTCCGGTATTTCCGGCGCCTATCAGAGCCTCTATGGGAATTGGTTGCCGACCTCGGGCGAAGAACCTGCCGATGCCCCCTGTTTCGAGATCTACATGAACAATCCTCGCGACACCGCGCCCGAAGATCTGGTGACCGAAATCTGCATGCCGCTGAAATAG
- a CDS encoding MFS transporter has translation MKRALMENWALFLGMMMLMVANGLLATLLTIRGNELGFSDFTISMMQACYPFGALAGTIIAPRLVEKVGHIRVFSALASLVSIAAIIHLLTKDAYSWSAMRFLSGFCYPGLYVITESWLNAKAENRIRAQILSVYFVIQLVGPAGGTALVGFPDPSGNLLFGVVSILISLSIVPLLLSNNKAPDYTAPERMPVQRLYRVSPLAVVGIVMMSIGMSAQFISLPLYALQQGFTAAQASGALVVSLIAGALVQYPVGWISDKTDRRYVVIGLGILTALSGLWMVFDTSPSRLVFGFAAIAMGTYPTYSILAAHANDQLRPGQVVPASGTMVFLLNLGLLIGTVLGPNAIALFDGRGLQLLFVMVGLGGAAVALVRRVQEAPPEETGEAQAMGIIGMAQPGVLQADSWIEEEEQGTQADL, from the coding sequence ATGAAGCGCGCATTGATGGAAAACTGGGCCCTGTTTCTGGGCATGATGATGCTGATGGTCGCGAACGGGCTGTTGGCGACCCTTCTGACCATTCGGGGCAATGAGCTTGGGTTCTCGGACTTCACGATCTCGATGATGCAGGCCTGCTATCCGTTTGGAGCGTTGGCCGGGACGATCATCGCTCCACGATTGGTGGAAAAGGTCGGTCATATCCGGGTGTTTTCCGCCTTGGCATCTCTGGTGTCGATCGCGGCGATCATCCACCTGCTGACCAAGGATGCCTATAGTTGGAGCGCTATGCGCTTCCTGTCGGGCTTTTGCTACCCCGGGCTTTATGTGATCACGGAAAGCTGGTTGAACGCCAAGGCGGAAAACCGCATCCGCGCCCAGATCCTTTCGGTCTATTTCGTGATCCAGCTGGTTGGTCCGGCGGGGGGAACGGCCTTGGTCGGTTTCCCTGATCCGTCCGGCAATCTGCTGTTTGGGGTTGTGTCGATCCTGATCTCGCTCTCGATTGTGCCGCTGCTGCTGTCGAACAACAAGGCACCAGATTATACCGCGCCCGAACGGATGCCGGTTCAGCGCCTATACCGGGTGTCACCCCTGGCGGTGGTGGGGATCGTGATGATGAGCATCGGCATGTCAGCGCAGTTTATTTCGCTGCCGCTTTATGCCTTGCAACAGGGGTTTACGGCGGCACAGGCATCGGGTGCCTTGGTGGTTTCGTTGATTGCGGGGGCGTTGGTTCAATATCCGGTGGGGTGGATTTCGGACAAAACTGACCGACGGTATGTGGTGATCGGGCTTGGTATTCTGACGGCGCTTTCTGGTTTGTGGATGGTGTTCGACACCTCTCCGTCGCGTTTGGTGTTTGGCTTTGCGGCCATCGCTATGGGGACCTATCCGACTTATTCGATACTGGCAGCGCATGCCAATGACCAACTGCGCCCGGGGCAGGTGGTTCCGGCCAGTGGCACCATGGTGTTCCTGTTGAATCTTGGCTTGTTGATCGGCACGGTTCTGGGGCCCAATGCCATAGCGCTGTTTGACGGGCGCGGGTTGCAGTTGCTGTTTGTTATGGTCGGTCTTGGCGGCGCGGCGGTTGCATTGGTGCGCCGCGTTCAGGAGGCTCCGCCAGAAGAAACCGGTGAAGCCCAAGCGATGGGCATCATCGGCATGGCCCAACCTGGGGTGCTGCAGGCTGATTCATGGATCGAGGAAGAGGAACAGGGAACTCAAGCTGACCTATAG
- a CDS encoding helix-turn-helix transcriptional regulator, whose translation MSTGTGKSTADLVENLSLFHVLPTAIDAIGTSDFEKLLADAVGAAIDHDFITMARYSTHDDPRFLIHSHTFPSHLAELYLKKYVSSDPYVPFWRQGRTSGVVWLQELTRNGAFSRYTDEFLPQIDVTDEIGVFAPAVDTDSVAFFFNKRRGQFHQTDVDTLDRLYPTIAALYRQHIRALILADEYSASPSLGRPWRTTNALGTTIWMTNEWHQQNTPQAVPIRTSIAQDFNVGTRFVWTIYSGADATPAMLEIDQWVSRIDLTPRERDIVRLTLQGHSTAGIAQTLDLSVGNIKNHKRRIYGKLDITSERELFLLFFAALTLQS comes from the coding sequence GTGAGCACGGGCACAGGGAAATCCACCGCAGACTTGGTCGAAAACCTGTCGTTGTTTCATGTTTTGCCCACGGCCATCGACGCCATAGGCACATCGGATTTCGAAAAACTGCTCGCCGATGCGGTGGGGGCCGCAATCGACCATGATTTTATTACCATGGCCCGCTACTCCACCCACGATGATCCCAGATTCCTGATCCATTCGCACACTTTCCCGTCACACCTGGCCGAACTGTACCTAAAGAAATACGTCAGCAGCGACCCCTATGTCCCCTTTTGGCGCCAAGGGCGCACATCAGGCGTGGTTTGGCTGCAAGAGCTGACACGCAATGGTGCGTTTTCACGCTACACGGATGAGTTCCTGCCCCAGATCGATGTGACTGACGAGATTGGCGTTTTTGCACCAGCGGTGGACACTGATTCCGTGGCCTTCTTTTTCAACAAGCGAAGGGGCCAATTCCATCAAACCGACGTTGATACGCTGGATAGGCTTTACCCCACCATCGCCGCGCTCTATCGGCAGCACATACGGGCCCTGATCCTGGCCGATGAATACTCCGCTTCTCCGTCTTTGGGGCGGCCCTGGCGCACGACAAACGCCCTGGGCACCACGATCTGGATGACCAATGAATGGCATCAGCAGAACACGCCTCAGGCGGTCCCGATACGCACCTCGATCGCCCAGGACTTCAACGTCGGAACCCGGTTTGTCTGGACGATCTATTCCGGTGCTGATGCTACCCCGGCGATGTTGGAGATCGACCAATGGGTGTCCCGGATCGATCTGACACCGCGTGAACGCGACATTGTCAGGCTGACGCTCCAAGGCCACAGCACGGCTGGAATCGCCCAGACGCTGGATCTGTCAGTGGGCAACATCAAGAACCACAAACGCCGGATCTATGGCAAGCTGGACATCACCAGCGAACGTGAGTTGTTCCTGCTGTTCTTTGCCGCGCTGACACTCCAGAGCTGA